In Mycoavidus cysteinexigens, a genomic segment contains:
- a CDS encoding type II secretion system F family protein: MTQSGPPTTAHRVQEFRFKWQGINSTGCLKSGVLIATEMSAARAALKQQRITPIKIINQGRAKPAALRATDVTTFSRQLASLLQAGLPLLAALEVIASSHPRPPLSRVIHALARAVAQGQHLSTALADYPQFGPMYCQLVAVGEASSALAPLLAQLAKHREQAAVQRAKLRSALSYPSGVLILSLLITTALMVWVVPTFKQIFESFGAPLPAPTQMVLSLSSVIAHGIAPVTLVLGSGIFIAALGLRRSTALRTAYDHLLLNLPMIGPLLRQLAIARWNRALGTLLKAGTPLADAFNSMAKITNNAVFDQATYNILQRVQRGERLAHAMRATGCFPLTVLQPIAIAEESGSLDTMLNDLATLNEQQVDMRIATLANSAEPLIMIVLGLLVGGLVVAMYLPIIQLGNII, from the coding sequence ATGACCCAATCAGGTCCGCCAACGACAGCTCATCGGGTGCAAGAATTCCGCTTTAAATGGCAAGGGATCAACTCGACAGGTTGTCTTAAGAGTGGCGTATTAATCGCCACTGAAATGAGCGCCGCGCGCGCGGCGCTCAAGCAACAGAGAATTACCCCAATTAAAATTATTAACCAGGGACGCGCTAAACCTGCTGCGCTGCGCGCAACAGATGTAACTACCTTCTCACGCCAACTCGCTAGCCTCTTACAGGCAGGCTTGCCACTTTTAGCCGCCTTAGAGGTAATCGCCAGTAGCCATCCACGACCCCCATTAAGCCGCGTCATACATGCGCTAGCACGCGCTGTTGCCCAAGGCCAACACTTATCAACCGCGCTGGCTGACTACCCACAATTTGGTCCAATGTATTGTCAATTAGTGGCGGTTGGCGAAGCCTCAAGCGCCCTCGCCCCCTTGCTTGCGCAGCTTGCCAAGCACCGCGAGCAAGCCGCTGTGCAACGAGCGAAATTGCGCAGCGCGCTCAGCTACCCAAGCGGTGTATTAATATTATCTTTGTTGATTACAACCGCCTTAATGGTTTGGGTCGTGCCAACTTTTAAACAAATCTTCGAGAGTTTTGGCGCCCCGCTTCCTGCCCCAACCCAGATGGTTTTATCTCTTTCAAGCGTAATTGCGCATGGCATTGCTCCGGTCACTTTAGTGCTTGGCAGCGGAATTTTTATAGCTGCTCTCGGCTTACGCCGCTCAACGGCGCTGCGCACCGCCTATGACCATCTACTCTTAAACCTACCCATGATTGGCCCGCTACTACGGCAGCTCGCCATAGCACGCTGGAACCGCGCCCTCGGCACTCTATTAAAAGCTGGAACGCCCCTGGCCGATGCCTTCAATAGCATGGCGAAAATCACCAACAATGCGGTATTCGATCAGGCAACATACAATATTTTGCAGCGCGTGCAACGCGGCGAGCGCCTGGCCCATGCAATGCGCGCCACGGGCTGCTTTCCGTTAACTGTCTTGCAACCGATCGCGATTGCCGAAGAATCCGGCTCCCTTGACACAATGCTTAACGACCTCGCCACGCTTAACGAACAGCAAGTCGATATGCGCATTGCCACCTTAGCAAATAGCGCTGAGCCGCTTATTATGATTGTACTTGGCCTCTTGGTTGGCGGTCTGGTGGTCGCCATGTACCTACCCATTATTCAGCTCGGCAATATTATCTAA
- a CDS encoding prepilin peptidase, with amino-acid sequence MPPSSAIFNNWIANFAALPIGFQYICALLFGLVIGSFLSVVVHRLPSMLQMAWQEEWNHFAADANQIATPPSLLSSKMEEPAPTQAMTGKNSLGKPIYNLCLPRSHCPSCKHTLTLFENLPLVGYLLCRGRCSACHTPISLRYPALELFSAGLAVGTLWHFGASWQALAAFGFAATLLALALIDIDTHLLPDTLTLPLIWAGLLVNLNASFTSLHSAVIGTIAGYLLLWLVYWGFRLLRGKEGMGYGDFKLLAALGAWLGWLALPQIVLLASASGALFGLIALMSGHLKREQPLPFGPFLVAAGLITLFWRAPFFVG; translated from the coding sequence ATGCCCCCTAGCTCCGCTATATTCAATAACTGGATAGCGAATTTTGCTGCTTTGCCAATCGGCTTTCAGTATATTTGCGCCCTACTATTTGGCCTCGTTATCGGCAGCTTTCTAAGCGTTGTTGTCCATCGCTTACCCAGCATGCTGCAAATGGCCTGGCAAGAAGAATGGAATCACTTTGCTGCTGACGCAAACCAAATTGCTACGCCCCCCTCCCTCCTTTCAAGCAAAATGGAAGAACCCGCCCCTACGCAAGCAATGACAGGTAAAAATTCTTTAGGCAAACCTATCTATAATCTTTGCCTACCACGCTCTCATTGCCCATCCTGCAAGCACACGCTCACCCTATTTGAGAATTTACCCTTAGTGGGCTATCTTCTATGCCGCGGCCGCTGTTCTGCATGCCACACTCCAATTAGCCTACGTTATCCGGCCCTTGAATTATTCAGTGCCGGCTTAGCCGTCGGCACGCTATGGCACTTTGGCGCAAGTTGGCAAGCTCTCGCCGCCTTCGGGTTTGCCGCTACTTTATTAGCGCTTGCCTTGATTGATATTGATACGCATTTGCTTCCTGATACGCTCACACTCCCCCTAATTTGGGCCGGGCTTTTGGTGAATCTCAACGCTAGCTTTACGTCATTGCACAGCGCAGTGATCGGCACTATCGCCGGTTATCTGTTGTTGTGGCTAGTCTATTGGGGATTTCGCTTGCTGCGCGGCAAGGAAGGAATGGGCTATGGTGATTTCAAGCTACTGGCGGCACTTGGCGCCTGGCTTGGATGGCTCGCTCTACCTCAAATCGTGCTCTTGGCTTCCGCGAGTGGGGCATTATTTGGCCTGATCGCTCTGATGAGCGGCCATCTAAAAAGAGAACAACCTTTGCCATTTGGCCCATTTCTTGTTGCAGCCGGCTTGATTACGCTATTTTGGCGCGCGCCATTTTTTGTTGGCTAA
- a CDS encoding cytochrome c oxidase assembly protein has protein sequence MSLLHFLIPWEPSALLVAFFVITSALYLRGARRARVSMVRQSAFWSGLVLFYVALHTRVDYYAEHEFFAHRLQHLVLHHLAPLLVMAAYPGSALRAGLPIPWRTRLRAVAKHSMVRALAKVCLQPTLISLLFVASVLIWLIPSVQFISMINWRLYLFMNWSVAVTGLLYWWLLLDHRPAPPARLGAGLRVLSPLLTMTPQILAGAIIAFTQRDLYPIFDLCGRAFGLPALTDQSIGGLIMWVPASFLEGIGGLLALRHWTRLSQKARPG, from the coding sequence GTGTCATTGCTACATTTCCTGATTCCCTGGGAGCCATCTGCACTCCTAGTTGCGTTTTTTGTCATCACCAGCGCGCTTTACTTGCGCGGTGCGCGGCGCGCACGCGTGAGTATGGTTCGGCAGAGCGCCTTTTGGTCCGGGTTAGTCTTATTTTATGTTGCTCTGCATACGCGCGTGGATTACTACGCGGAGCATGAATTTTTCGCGCACCGGCTGCAACACCTTGTATTACATCATCTTGCGCCATTATTAGTCATGGCAGCTTATCCGGGTAGCGCACTGCGCGCTGGCTTACCGATACCCTGGCGCACCCGCTTACGCGCTGTTGCTAAACACTCCATGGTGCGCGCGCTTGCCAAGGTCTGCTTGCAGCCAACCCTAATCTCGTTACTTTTTGTCGCCTCGGTACTCATCTGGTTAATTCCATCTGTACAGTTTATCTCGATGATTAACTGGCGCCTGTATTTGTTCATGAATTGGTCAGTCGCCGTCACCGGGCTTCTATACTGGTGGCTTTTATTGGACCACCGCCCCGCCCCGCCGGCGCGCTTAGGGGCGGGCTTGCGCGTTTTGTCGCCGCTTCTGACCATGACTCCGCAAATTCTCGCCGGCGCCATTATTGCTTTTACGCAACGTGACCTATATCCAATTTTTGATCTGTGCGGCCGCGCCTTTGGCTTACCCGCTTTGACGGATCAGAGTATTGGGGGGTTAATTATGTGGGTGCCCGCCTCATTCTTAGAAGGAATTGGCGGCCTGCTTGCTTTACGGCACTGGACTCGACTGTCGCAAAAAGCCCGCCCAGGTTAA
- the tuf gene encoding elongation factor Tu, with protein sequence MAKSKFERSKPHVNVGTIGHVDHGKTTLTAAITTVLSRKFGGEAKAYDQIDAAPEEKARGITINTAHVEYETEARHYAHVDCPGHADYVKNMITGAAQMDGAILVCSAADGPMPQTREHILLARQVGVPFIVVFLNKCDMVDDAELLELVEMEVRELLSKYDFPGDDVPIICGSAKLALEGDEASEYGVPAVLKLAAALDSYIPTPERAVDGAFLMPIEDVFSISGRGTVVTGRVERGVVKVGEELEIVGIKDTAKTICTGVEMFRKLLDQGQAGDNVGILLRGTAREDVERGQVLAKPKSITPHTEFTAEIYVLSKDEGGRHTPFFSNYRPQFYFRTTDVTGSISLPEGKEMVMPGDNVTITVKLIAPIAMEEGLRFAIREGGRTVGAGVVSKIIA encoded by the coding sequence ATGGCCAAAAGTAAGTTTGAACGAAGCAAGCCGCACGTGAACGTAGGAACGATCGGTCACGTGGACCATGGCAAGACAACTTTAACAGCGGCAATTACCACTGTGTTGTCAAGAAAATTTGGCGGCGAAGCCAAAGCGTATGATCAAATTGATGCGGCGCCAGAAGAAAAGGCACGCGGGATTACGATCAATACAGCACACGTGGAATATGAGACGGAAGCTCGCCACTACGCGCACGTTGATTGCCCAGGGCATGCTGATTATGTAAAAAACATGATCACTGGCGCAGCCCAAATGGATGGCGCTATTCTAGTATGTTCGGCCGCTGATGGCCCAATGCCACAAACCCGTGAGCACATTTTGCTCGCGCGTCAAGTAGGCGTGCCTTTCATCGTCGTATTTTTAAATAAATGCGATATGGTTGATGACGCTGAGTTGCTCGAATTGGTTGAAATGGAAGTGCGCGAATTGCTCTCCAAGTATGATTTCCCAGGCGACGATGTGCCGATCATTTGTGGTTCGGCCAAGTTGGCGCTCGAGGGCGATGAGGCGAGCGAATATGGTGTGCCAGCAGTACTGAAATTGGCAGCCGCGCTAGATTCGTATATCCCAACCCCTGAGCGGGCGGTTGATGGCGCATTTTTGATGCCAATTGAAGATGTGTTCTCAATCTCCGGGCGCGGTACCGTGGTCACTGGCCGGGTCGAGCGTGGTGTGGTTAAAGTTGGCGAAGAGCTTGAAATTGTTGGTATTAAAGACACCGCAAAAACGATTTGCACGGGCGTTGAAATGTTCCGCAAGTTGTTGGATCAAGGTCAGGCTGGCGATAATGTTGGGATTTTGTTGCGCGGTACCGCACGTGAAGATGTAGAGCGTGGTCAAGTGTTGGCTAAACCAAAGTCGATTACGCCGCATACGGAATTTACGGCTGAAATTTATGTGCTGAGCAAAGATGAAGGCGGCCGTCATACGCCATTCTTCAGCAATTACCGGCCCCAGTTTTACTTCCGTACGACAGACGTAACAGGTTCAATCTCATTGCCAGAAGGTAAAGAGATGGTGATGCCTGGCGACAATGTGACCATCACAGTGAAATTGATTGCCCCAATCGCTATGGAAGAAGGATTGCGGTTTGCTATTCGTGAAGGTGGTCGTACCGTCGGTGCGGGTGTCGTAAGCAAAATTATTGCGTAA
- the rplJ gene encoding 50S ribosomal protein L10: protein MPLNREDKQAVVAEVAAKVAQAQTMVLAEYRGITVGDLTRLRAQAREQQVYLRVLKNTLVRRAVADTPFASLTEQMTGPLIYGISEDAIAAAKVLHTFAKSNDKLVIRSGIYEGKVMDQAAVQALATIPSREELLAKLLGVMQAPISGFARALAALSEKKQSEAQSEPA, encoded by the coding sequence GTGCCACTCAATAGAGAAGATAAGCAAGCAGTCGTAGCTGAGGTCGCAGCGAAAGTTGCGCAAGCTCAGACGATGGTCTTGGCTGAATATCGTGGAATTACGGTAGGTGATCTCACTCGGTTAAGGGCGCAAGCGCGTGAGCAACAGGTGTATCTGCGTGTTTTAAAAAATACGCTGGTGCGCCGTGCTGTTGCAGATACGCCATTTGCCTCGTTAACTGAGCAGATGACAGGTCCGTTAATTTACGGTATTTCTGAGGATGCTATTGCTGCTGCAAAGGTTTTACATACCTTTGCTAAAAGCAACGATAAGCTGGTGATTCGCTCGGGCATTTATGAAGGTAAGGTGATGGATCAGGCGGCAGTGCAAGCGCTAGCCACCATCCCAAGCCGCGAAGAGCTACTCGCTAAGCTGTTAGGGGTTATGCAAGCGCCGATTTCCGGCTTTGCACGCGCCTTGGCTGCATTAAGCGAGAAAAAACAAAGCGAAGCTCAAAGCGAGCCGGCCTAA
- a CDS encoding GspE/PulE family protein gives MTTHPGQIPLRTTDIHPPRNSATTAPAQPSLTTSLTPSIQAAPAVAPSALLSETENNAPAVRLLHEILREAATRRASDIHIESNEHDWRIRLRIDGVLHETMRPPPYLRDPLICCVKVLARLDIAERRIPLDGRLKLRVTAEKFEEFRVNTLPTLWGEKLVLRRLDKLPAALTFTDLGFNPEQQAKLEAAIHAPHGMVLVTGPTGSGKTLTLYCFLQRLNRESLNICSVEDPVEIQLVGINQVSVREKAGLTFAVALRAFLRQDPDVIMVGEIRDAETASVALQAAQTGHLVFSTLHTNNAPATLARLLDIGIAPFNLACAIRLIIAQRLIRKLCLACRSPMPRNATTDAMLHKAGFDKATLAKAWQPYQAVGCAACHSTGYHGRIGIQQVMPVTAAIRALILAQGSADAIAQQAQCDGVKTLREAGLEQVRAGATSVEEILAVTDASAATG, from the coding sequence ATGACCACTCATCCAGGCCAAATTCCGCTGCGAACAACGGATATACATCCACCTCGGAATTCAGCAACTACAGCGCCCGCTCAGCCTTCTCTTACAACGAGCTTGACCCCATCCATTCAAGCAGCTCCTGCAGTGGCGCCAAGCGCGCTCTTATCTGAAACAGAGAATAACGCTCCAGCCGTACGCCTATTGCACGAAATTTTGCGGGAGGCTGCCACCCGTCGCGCCTCTGATATACATATTGAATCAAACGAGCATGATTGGCGCATTCGACTGCGCATCGATGGGGTACTGCATGAAACCATGCGGCCACCTCCCTATCTAAGAGATCCGCTTATCTGTTGCGTGAAAGTACTCGCTCGCCTCGACATTGCCGAGCGCCGCATCCCTCTAGACGGGCGCCTCAAACTACGCGTCACAGCAGAAAAATTTGAAGAATTCCGCGTGAATACGCTGCCCACTTTATGGGGCGAAAAACTCGTCTTGCGGCGACTGGATAAGCTCCCAGCCGCGCTGACTTTCACTGACCTCGGCTTTAACCCAGAGCAACAGGCTAAACTTGAAGCCGCTATTCATGCCCCGCACGGCATGGTGCTGGTGACTGGCCCAACCGGCAGCGGCAAAACTTTAACTCTCTATTGTTTTTTACAACGCTTAAATCGAGAGTCCCTAAATATCTGCTCCGTCGAAGACCCTGTAGAAATACAATTAGTCGGTATTAATCAGGTCAGCGTGCGCGAAAAAGCCGGCCTCACTTTCGCCGTCGCGCTGCGCGCCTTTTTACGACAAGATCCCGATGTCATTATGGTTGGAGAAATTCGCGATGCTGAAACCGCTAGCGTTGCGCTACAAGCTGCACAAACTGGCCATCTTGTCTTTTCTACGCTGCATACGAATAATGCTCCCGCCACCCTCGCGCGCTTGCTCGATATTGGTATCGCGCCTTTCAACTTGGCGTGCGCGATACGCTTAATTATCGCGCAAAGGCTCATCAGGAAGCTTTGCTTAGCCTGCCGTTCCCCCATGCCCCGCAATGCAACGACTGATGCGATGCTGCATAAAGCTGGCTTTGATAAGGCAACCCTGGCAAAAGCTTGGCAACCGTATCAAGCCGTTGGCTGCGCGGCATGTCATAGCACAGGTTATCATGGCCGCATCGGCATCCAGCAAGTTATGCCTGTTACGGCGGCTATCCGCGCGCTTATCCTCGCCCAAGGCAGCGCGGATGCGATTGCCCAACAAGCTCAGTGCGACGGCGTTAAAACCTTGCGCGAAGCTGGCTTAGAACAGGTCCGCGCTGGCGCCACCAGCGTTGAAGAAATCTTAGCCGTAACCGACGCCAGTGCGGCTACCGGCTAA
- a CDS encoding HlyC/CorC family transporter, whose product MESFPLWAQLSLIAFLLLLSGFFSISEASMLALNRHRLKHLIKKGTLGARTTHRLLTHTEKLLSVILIGNNLINTIIPVLTTAIALRTFGTNNLALSITTGGVAFLIIIFSEITPKIIGAAWPEKIALPASLALSPLMRITRPLVWFVNLFVSALLRILRLDTRKAKEHRLSMDELRTIVLESANFAPHKHRSILLNLFDLEDLTVDDVMVPRTRIEALDLDAPLETMLQQLDTCYHNKLPVYQGDTDHILGVLQVRKALAARHGHTLKHDTLRELLTEPYFVPSGTPVFQQLQYFQENQQRMGLIVNEYGEVLGLVTPEDIIEELIGEFTTTMPRTSGTCTDWNAKGECIVAGSMPLRELNRLLNLQLPVQGPKTLNGLILEVLREIPDGDVSVQINGCRMEVMQIDHQTVKTIKLFRPAQNSANEMSL is encoded by the coding sequence GTGGAATCATTTCCTTTATGGGCGCAGCTTAGCTTAATTGCTTTCCTGTTGCTGCTGTCTGGCTTTTTTTCGATCTCCGAAGCTTCTATGCTGGCGCTTAATCGCCACCGGCTCAAACATCTTATTAAAAAAGGTACGCTCGGCGCACGCACCACGCATCGATTATTGACGCATACAGAAAAATTATTGAGCGTGATTCTGATTGGCAATAACCTGATCAACACCATCATTCCGGTGCTCACTACGGCGATTGCATTACGCACTTTTGGCACCAACAATTTAGCTTTATCGATTACCACAGGTGGCGTTGCGTTTCTCATCATCATATTTAGCGAAATTACGCCCAAAATCATTGGCGCCGCTTGGCCCGAGAAAATTGCATTGCCCGCGAGCTTGGCGCTTAGCCCCTTAATGCGCATCACCCGCCCACTCGTCTGGTTTGTTAATTTATTTGTTTCAGCGCTACTGCGCATCTTGCGTCTCGATACCCGCAAGGCCAAAGAACATCGTCTGTCGATGGACGAACTGCGCACGATCGTACTTGAATCGGCTAATTTTGCACCGCATAAACACCGCAGCATATTGCTTAACTTATTTGATCTCGAAGACCTTACAGTCGATGACGTGATGGTGCCCCGTACACGCATTGAAGCGCTTGACCTTGACGCACCGCTTGAGACGATGCTCCAGCAGCTCGATACTTGTTATCATAATAAATTACCGGTTTATCAAGGCGACACAGATCACATTCTTGGTGTGCTGCAAGTACGTAAAGCATTGGCTGCCAGGCATGGCCACACCCTCAAACACGACACCCTGCGCGAATTACTCACTGAGCCTTACTTCGTACCGAGCGGCACACCCGTCTTTCAGCAACTCCAATATTTCCAAGAAAACCAACAAAGAATGGGCCTCATCGTCAACGAATATGGTGAAGTGCTAGGATTGGTAACGCCAGAAGACATTATTGAGGAATTAATTGGCGAATTCACCACCACCATGCCACGCACTAGCGGCACCTGCACAGACTGGAATGCTAAAGGCGAATGCATTGTCGCCGGCAGTATGCCATTGCGCGAGCTAAACCGCTTACTTAATCTACAGTTACCGGTACAAGGACCTAAAACGCTAAATGGTCTAATCCTTGAAGTACTGCGCGAAATTCCCGATGGAGATGTAAGCGTGCAAATCAACGGCTGCCGCATGGAAGTCATGCAAATTGATCATCAAACAGTAAAAACCATCAAATTATTCCGCCCTGCACAAAATAGCGCAAATGAAATGAGTCTCTGA
- the secE gene encoding preprotein translocase subunit SecE, translating into MANPSVDNVNPAQSKWMLALAVLLAVAGGAAFYFYGNQPWYIRGALLLSGLVMGSVVALFSSAGKNFIGFTKEAWREIRKVVWPTRKEAGQTTLIVFVFVLLMAVYLWIGDKIIEWAVFSLILGWK; encoded by the coding sequence ATGGCAAATCCTTCCGTTGATAACGTCAATCCGGCGCAGAGCAAATGGATGCTTGCGTTAGCAGTGTTGTTGGCGGTCGCCGGAGGCGCCGCCTTTTATTTCTACGGCAATCAGCCATGGTATATTCGTGGCGCGTTGCTGTTAAGTGGCCTGGTTATGGGCAGCGTGGTTGCGCTGTTTTCATCGGCTGGCAAAAATTTTATCGGCTTCACAAAAGAAGCCTGGCGTGAAATTAGAAAAGTAGTCTGGCCAACGCGTAAAGAGGCTGGGCAGACTACGCTCATTGTGTTTGTATTTGTATTGCTGATGGCGGTCTATCTGTGGATTGGCGACAAAATAATTGAATGGGCGGTTTTTTCGCTGATTTTGGGCTGGAAATAA
- a CDS encoding polyprenyl synthetase family protein, with translation MPALTTAAPSLNSSSILAPIASDMQQLNHVIRQHLASEVVLINQIAEHLINAGGKRLRPALLLLVANALGAHGESSHKLAAIIEFIHTATLLHDDVVDESDLRRGRKTANALFGNAASVLVGDFLYSRAFQMMVEVDDARVMQILSNATNVIAEGEVLQLLNMHDSEVDETRYMQVICYKTAKLFEASAQLGAILAQAPAPLEAAIIEFGQRIGTAFQLMDDWLDYAGYVGSMGKNAGCDLSEGKPTLPLIYLIEHGTAEQKALARAAIEEGGTDHAAPILAAMQTSGALDYALACAEREANAAAKALHSLPSSIYKDSLLELCAYSTARRA, from the coding sequence TTGCCTGCGTTGACTACCGCCGCCCCCTCTTTAAATAGCTCAAGCATTCTCGCGCCAATCGCCAGCGATATGCAACAGCTCAATCATGTGATTCGACAGCACCTGGCTTCTGAAGTAGTGCTCATTAACCAGATTGCCGAACATTTAATTAACGCCGGCGGCAAACGACTGCGGCCAGCGCTTTTATTGCTTGTAGCTAACGCGCTAGGTGCGCACGGTGAATCCTCTCACAAACTCGCCGCCATCATTGAATTTATCCATACCGCGACCCTTTTACACGATGATGTGGTGGATGAATCTGATTTGCGACGCGGCAGAAAAACCGCAAATGCGCTGTTTGGCAATGCCGCAAGCGTATTGGTTGGGGATTTCTTATATTCTCGCGCGTTCCAAATGATGGTGGAAGTTGACGATGCACGCGTGATGCAGATTTTGTCAAATGCAACAAATGTCATCGCAGAAGGAGAAGTGCTGCAATTATTGAATATGCATGACTCCGAAGTCGACGAGACCCGCTATATGCAAGTGATTTGCTATAAAACCGCAAAACTTTTTGAAGCTTCGGCGCAGCTTGGCGCAATTTTGGCGCAGGCTCCAGCACCGCTTGAAGCAGCAATCATTGAATTCGGCCAGCGCATCGGAACCGCCTTCCAACTGATGGATGACTGGCTCGATTATGCCGGCTATGTTGGATCAATGGGCAAAAATGCCGGCTGCGATTTATCCGAAGGCAAACCCACCCTGCCCCTCATTTACCTGATCGAACATGGAACCGCCGAGCAAAAAGCCTTGGCCCGCGCAGCCATTGAGGAAGGCGGCACCGATCACGCCGCACCGATTCTCGCAGCCATGCAGACCTCAGGCGCGCTCGACTACGCTCTAGCTTGCGCTGAACGCGAAGCCAACGCAGCAGCCAAGGCATTACACTCGTTACCAAGCTCTATTTATAAAGACAGTTTGCTAGAATTATGCGCCTATTCAACGGCGCGCCGAGCTTAA
- the nusG gene encoding transcription termination/antitermination protein NusG: MSDTTVSSAGSKRWYVVHAYSGMEKSVQRALQERIDRAGMQDKFGQILVPTEEVIEIRAGQKTVTERRFFPGYVLVEMDMTDETWHLVKNTAKVTGFVGGVRNRPSPISQKEVDKIMSQMQEGVEKPRPKTLFEAGELVRIKEGPFTDFNGSIEEVNYEKSRLRVSVTIFGRATPVELEFGQVEKL, translated from the coding sequence ATGAGCGATACCACGGTATCTTCTGCCGGCAGTAAACGTTGGTATGTCGTGCACGCCTATTCTGGAATGGAAAAGAGCGTGCAGCGTGCATTGCAAGAACGTATTGACCGGGCTGGCATGCAAGACAAATTCGGCCAGATTCTGGTTCCGACTGAAGAAGTCATTGAAATTCGCGCTGGCCAGAAAACTGTCACGGAACGGCGTTTCTTTCCGGGATATGTGTTGGTTGAAATGGACATGACCGATGAAACTTGGCATCTCGTCAAAAATACGGCGAAGGTAACAGGTTTTGTGGGAGGTGTGCGTAATCGTCCAAGTCCGATCTCGCAGAAAGAAGTTGACAAAATCATGTCTCAAATGCAAGAAGGCGTTGAAAAGCCTCGGCCCAAAACACTGTTTGAGGCAGGCGAGTTGGTGCGGATCAAAGAAGGTCCGTTCACTGATTTCAATGGCAGCATTGAAGAAGTCAACTACGAGAAATCTCGTCTGCGCGTGTCGGTCACCATTTTTGGTCGTGCCACGCCGGTTGAGCTTGAGTTTGGACAAGTTGAGAAATTGTAG
- the rplA gene encoding 50S ribosomal protein L1 has translation MAKLSKRLRALVGKVDRSKLYSVDEALNLVKICATAKFDESIDIAVRLGVDAKKSDQVVRGSVVLPAGTGKVTRVAVFAQGEKAEQARAAGADIVGMEDLAEQIKAGNLNFDVVIASPDTMRVVGALGTILGPRGLMPNPKVGTVTPDVATAVKNAKAGQIQFRVDKAGLIHATIGRASFEPSALRTNLLALIEALQKAKPATSKGIYLRKIALSSTMGAGVRVDQNTLLAA, from the coding sequence ATGGCAAAGCTTTCAAAACGTCTACGTGCATTAGTCGGCAAAGTCGATCGGTCAAAACTCTATTCCGTCGATGAAGCGCTGAATCTAGTCAAAATCTGCGCTACCGCCAAATTTGATGAATCGATCGATATTGCGGTTCGATTAGGTGTTGATGCGAAGAAATCTGATCAAGTTGTGCGCGGCTCCGTGGTATTGCCAGCTGGTACCGGTAAAGTAACTCGCGTTGCCGTTTTCGCTCAAGGCGAGAAAGCCGAGCAAGCACGTGCTGCTGGGGCTGATATTGTGGGCATGGAAGACCTTGCTGAGCAAATTAAAGCCGGCAACTTGAATTTCGATGTGGTGATTGCATCGCCAGATACGATGCGTGTGGTTGGCGCGCTAGGAACTATACTGGGTCCGCGTGGCCTGATGCCAAACCCGAAAGTTGGTACCGTAACGCCAGATGTTGCAACCGCAGTTAAAAATGCGAAAGCCGGGCAGATTCAATTCCGTGTTGATAAAGCCGGACTGATCCATGCAACGATTGGCCGCGCGTCATTTGAACCGTCAGCTTTGCGCACCAATCTGTTGGCGTTAATTGAAGCCTTGCAAAAAGCTAAGCCAGCCACCAGTAAAGGGATTTATCTGCGTAAGATTGCTTTATCAAGCACGATGGGCGCTGGCGTGCGAGTTGATCAAAATACATTATTAGCTGCTTAA
- the rplK gene encoding 50S ribosomal protein L11, with the protein MAKKIIGFIKLQIPAGKANPSPPVGPALGQRGLNIMEFCKAFNAQTQGMEPGLPVPVVITAFADKSFTFVLKTPPATVLIKKAAKVDKGSPKPHTDKVGQITLAQAEEIAKAKMPDLTAADLAAAVRSIAGSARSMGITVEGL; encoded by the coding sequence ATGGCCAAAAAAATCATCGGCTTTATTAAATTACAAATTCCTGCCGGGAAAGCGAATCCATCGCCTCCGGTTGGTCCAGCTTTAGGTCAGCGCGGCTTAAATATCATGGAGTTTTGCAAAGCGTTTAACGCGCAAACGCAAGGCATGGAGCCAGGTTTGCCAGTGCCGGTGGTGATCACCGCTTTTGCTGACAAAAGCTTCACTTTTGTTCTAAAAACGCCGCCCGCGACTGTATTAATCAAAAAAGCCGCTAAAGTGGATAAAGGTTCGCCTAAGCCGCATACAGATAAAGTGGGTCAAATCACATTGGCTCAAGCTGAAGAAATTGCTAAGGCCAAAATGCCTGATCTCACCGCTGCTGATTTAGCAGCTGCAGTAAGAAGCATTGCCGGCAGCGCTCGGTCAATGGGCATAACGGTGGAGGGTCTATAA